In Leptospiraceae bacterium, one DNA window encodes the following:
- a CDS encoding DMT family protein — MNPSLSTILLLCCSNIFMTFAWYGHLKGLSDKHWLIAVFASWGIAFFEYLLQVPANRIGHSVMNLAQLKIIQEVITLTIFFPFAIFYMKEKLSLDYLWAALCMVGAVFFIFKDKGISG; from the coding sequence ATGAATCCATCTCTATCTACAATTTTACTATTGTGCTGTAGTAATATTTTTATGACTTTTGCTTGGTACGGCCATTTGAAAGGCCTTTCCGATAAACACTGGCTCATTGCTGTGTTTGCAAGTTGGGGAATCGCATTTTTTGAATACCTCTTGCAAGTCCCTGCAAACAGAATCGGACACAGTGTTATGAATCTTGCACAACTAAAGATCATTCAAGAAGTGATTACGCTAACTATTTTTTTTCCGTTTGCAATATTTTACATGAAGGAAAAACTTTCTTTGGATTATCTATGGGCAGCGCTTTGCATGGTAGGAGCTGTATTTTTTATTTTCAAAGACAAGGGAATTTCAGGTTAA